In Eleginops maclovinus isolate JMC-PN-2008 ecotype Puerto Natales chromosome 10, JC_Emac_rtc_rv5, whole genome shotgun sequence, the following proteins share a genomic window:
- the tlcd3bb gene encoding ceramide synthase, with product MLTILAAGSMFFPGLFLLSKQCLKSIPALRWSEGDAVIVSARLVSSVQAVMASSAGYIIASSCEDILEDQHWLTSSYIMFAVPYFVYDIYAMFMCYWYKLRVKGHEEASAAPQHMSTALTSYLRREFLMVLHHVVMVTVCFPVSVYWRQGKGDYFQGVLFMAELSTPSVCLGKILIQYKQQHTLLHKVNGALMLITFFICRVLLFPYLYYAYGRYASIPFHMVPLSVPWHCNLGAALLMAPQLYWFSLICRGALRLFTGSSRRSCPTSGPAKERQTDGNALPQPANGYSALSSDPDLSTH from the exons ATGCTGACCATTCTAGCTGCTGGGTCTATGTTCTTTCCAGGCCTTTTCCTTCTGTCAAAACAATGTCTAAAATCAATCCCAGCTCTGAGATGGAGCGAAGGAGATGCAGTCATTGTGTCTGCCAG GTTGGTTTCGTCAGTTCAGGCAGTCATGGCCTCTTCAGCTGGCTACATCATTGCTTCTTCCTGCGAGGACATTCTCGAGGACCA GCATTGGCTGACAAGCTCTTACATCATGTTTGCTGTTCCCTACTTCGTGTACGACATCTACGCCATGTTCATGTGCTACTGGTACAAGCTGCGAGTCAAAGGGCACGAGGAGGCTTCGGCAGCGCCCCAGCACATGAGCACAGCACTGACCAGCTATTTGCGTCGCGAGTTCCTCATGGTGCTGCACCACGTTGTCATGGTCACCGTCTGCTTCCCCGTCTCTGTG tACTGGAGACAAGGAAAGGGAGATTATTTCCAGGGTGTATTGTTCATGGCTGAGCTCAGCACTCCATCTGTCTGCTTAGGAAAAATTCTCATCCAG TACAAACAGCAACACACTCTCCTGCACAAAGTGAATGGGGCTCTTATGCTGATCACTTTTTTCATCTGTCGAGTCCTCCTCTTCCCTTACCTCTACTACGCCTATGGAAG GTACGCGTCCATTCCCTTCCACATGGTCCCCCTGTCGGTGCCCTGGCACTGTAACCTCGGCGCTGCTCTGCTCATGGCCCCGCAGCTCTATTGGTTCTCCCTCATTTGCAGGGGTGCCTTGCGACTTTTCACGGGCTCCTCTCGGAGATCCTGCCCGACCTCGGGCCCCGCCAAGGAGAGGCAGACGGATGGCAACGCACTGCCGCAGCCGGCCAACGGCTACAGTGCTCTCTCCTCAGATCCCGATCTGTCCACTCACTGA
- the prrt2 gene encoding trafficking regulator of GLUT4 1 isoform X1: MAVNMTPAPAIWAGEEQPSLLDQEDSVSSQAPLSLPCPAVRAEPLIHSSSSSSPVITRPPRSKSKGELVIVINEKLKNSVGNGIHSAPSESTSPVICSPPRRQHSISYPHHNKTRKGSRASSIGYTAFSPRPSISRHSSIATNPPLDRTKVKDYLLLSVLACFCPVWPINIVGFVYSIMSKNSLEQGNLDGAVRLGRVAKMLSIVSLVGGTVIIIACIVNLAINVKT; encoded by the exons ATGGCTGTTAACATGACGCCAGCTCCTGCCATTTGGGCAGGGGAGGAACAACCGTCGCTGCTGGACCAGGAGGACTCGGTGTCGAGCCAAGCCCCCCTTTCTCTGCCATGCCCAGCGGTCAGAGCCGAGCCTCTcatccacagcagcagcagcagcagcccggTCATCACAAGGCCTCCCCGCAGCAAATCCAAAGGCGAGCTGGTCATTGTCATCAACGAGAAGCTGAAGAACA GTGTAGGTAATGGGATCCACTCGGCGCCCTCAGAGAGCACCTCTCCGGTCATCTGCTCTCCTCCCAGAAGGCAACACTCCATCTCCTACCCCCATCATAACAAGACCAGGAAGGGAAGCAGGGCGAGCTCCATCGGCTACACCGCCTTCTCGCCCAGGCCTTCCATTTCCCGCCACTCCAGCATCGCCACCAACCCTCCGCTGGACCGCACCAAGGTCAAAGACTACCTCCTCCTGTCTGTGCTGGCCTGCTTCTGCCCCGTCTGGCCCATCAACATTGTGGGATTTGTCTACTCCATCATG TCCAAGAACAGCCTCGAGCAGGGAAACCTGGACGGCGCTGTGCGTTTGGGACGAGTGGCCAAGATGCTCTCCATAGTGTCACTAGTGGGAGGGACGGTTATTATAATCGCCTGCATCGTCAACCTGGCCA
- the mazb gene encoding myc-associated zinc finger protein isoform X3 — protein MDAAWSNFLFQNTPTQNQVEGSLQSELMQVHTSSPQTPPTEHIAQPPSTVDTAALNEEPLPGEGHCTASYTYGAENMKPVSRPGRVPHICAICNKQFKNNYNLRRHQSVHTGRPANPNPNPVRKNHACETCGKAFRDVYHLNRHRLSHSDEKPFSCPICQQRFKRKDRMSHHVRSHQGGVEKPYVCPHCGKAFSRPDHLNSHVRQVHSSERPFKCPTCESSFATKDRLRAHMIRHEEKVPCHICGKLLSAAYITDHMRVHNQSQHHACHLCNRSFTTLTYLRVHAQKHHGQEWKDSPGGFGGTSSGGILVCHLCGVHCKTPTQLQGHMGTHSNSQGAPSPINSNVGASSSVSLSNMVTAPTVYVTGNTVVDLLVTDCSSIAAPQSHS, from the exons ATGGATGCTGCTTGGAGCAATTTTCTCTTCCAG AATACTCCCACCCAAAACCAAGTGGAGGGGAGCCTCCAATCAGAGCTCATGCAAGTGCATACGAGTTCTCCCCAAACCCCACCCACAGAGCACATAGCACAGCCTCCTTCAACTGTGGACACTGCTGCTCTCAATGAGGAACCCCTGCCTGGTGAGGGACACTGCACTGCATCCTACACCTATGGAGCTGAAAACA TGAAGCCTGTGTCCCGGCCGGGCCGCGTGCCCCACATCTGTGCCATCTGCAACAAGCAGTTCAAGAACAACTACAACCTGCGGCGGCACCAGTCGGTCCACACCGGG CGACCCGCAAATCCAAACCCAAACCCGGTGAGGAAGAACCACGCCTGCGAGACGTGCGGGAAGGCTTTCCGAGACGTTTACCACCTCAACCGCCACCGCCTGTCCCACTCTGACGAGAAGCCGTTCTCCTGTCCTATCTGCCAGCAGCGCTTCAAGAGGAAGGACCGCATGAGCCACCACGTGCGATCCCACCAGGGAGGCGTGGAAAAACCCTACGTCTGCCCCCACTGTGGCAAAGCTTTCTCTAG GCCTGACCATCTGAACAGTCACGTCAGACAGGTGCATTCCTCGGAGCGACCCTTCAAATGCCCG acCTGTGAGTCCAGCTTTGCCACGAAGGATCGTTTGCGTGCGCACATGATCCGTCATGAGGAGAAGGTCCCCTGCCACATCTGTGGCAAGCTCCTGTCCGCTGCATACATCACAGATCACATGAGGGTGCACAACCAGTCCCAGCACCACGCGTGCCATCTCTGTAACCGTA GCTTCACCACGCTGACCTACCTTCGAGTCCACGCCCAGAAGCATCACGGCCAGGAGTGGAAAGACAGTCCGGGGGGCTTCGGCGGCACGTCCTCCGGCGGCATTCTCGTCTGCCACTTGTGCGGCGTCCACTGCAAGACCCCCACCCAGCTCCAAGGGCATATGGGCACCCATAGCAACAGCCAGGGTGCCCCGAGCCCCATCAACTCTAATGTGGGGGCCAGCAGCTCCGTCTCCCTTAGCAACATGGTGACGGCTCCAACTGTTTATGTCACTGGCAACACGGTGGTGGACCTGCTTGTCACAGACTGCTCGAGCATCGCAGCGCCACAGTCCCACAGTTAG
- the prrt2 gene encoding trafficking regulator of GLUT4 1 isoform X2, whose amino-acid sequence MAVNMTPAPAIWAGEEQPSLLDQEDSVSSQAPLSLPCPAVRAEPLIHSSSSSSPVITRPPRSKSKGELVIVINEKLKNSNGIHSAPSESTSPVICSPPRRQHSISYPHHNKTRKGSRASSIGYTAFSPRPSISRHSSIATNPPLDRTKVKDYLLLSVLACFCPVWPINIVGFVYSIMSKNSLEQGNLDGAVRLGRVAKMLSIVSLVGGTVIIIACIVNLAINVKT is encoded by the exons ATGGCTGTTAACATGACGCCAGCTCCTGCCATTTGGGCAGGGGAGGAACAACCGTCGCTGCTGGACCAGGAGGACTCGGTGTCGAGCCAAGCCCCCCTTTCTCTGCCATGCCCAGCGGTCAGAGCCGAGCCTCTcatccacagcagcagcagcagcagcccggTCATCACAAGGCCTCCCCGCAGCAAATCCAAAGGCGAGCTGGTCATTGTCATCAACGAGAAGCTGAAGAACA GTAATGGGATCCACTCGGCGCCCTCAGAGAGCACCTCTCCGGTCATCTGCTCTCCTCCCAGAAGGCAACACTCCATCTCCTACCCCCATCATAACAAGACCAGGAAGGGAAGCAGGGCGAGCTCCATCGGCTACACCGCCTTCTCGCCCAGGCCTTCCATTTCCCGCCACTCCAGCATCGCCACCAACCCTCCGCTGGACCGCACCAAGGTCAAAGACTACCTCCTCCTGTCTGTGCTGGCCTGCTTCTGCCCCGTCTGGCCCATCAACATTGTGGGATTTGTCTACTCCATCATG TCCAAGAACAGCCTCGAGCAGGGAAACCTGGACGGCGCTGTGCGTTTGGGACGAGTGGCCAAGATGCTCTCCATAGTGTCACTAGTGGGAGGGACGGTTATTATAATCGCCTGCATCGTCAACCTGGCCA
- the mazb gene encoding myc-associated zinc finger protein isoform X2, whose amino-acid sequence MDAAWSNFLFQNTPTQNQVEGSLQSELMQVHTSSPQTPPTEHIAQPPSTVDTAALNEEPLPVKPVSRPGRVPHICAICNKQFKNNYNLRRHQSVHTGVRMKDRAREQAEGAKEGAAGQGAAVAPSAMSVGAGGRVERPTVPLSLLHLSSPPPLAPPGVLAGTLQPQLGSQDGEGGAMANVMASVNPHAPPPAAVVMATGATVQRPANPNPNPVRKNHACETCGKAFRDVYHLNRHRLSHSDEKPFSCPICQQRFKRKDRMSHHVRSHQGGVEKPYVCPHCGKAFSRPDHLNSHVRQVHSSERPFKCPTCESSFATKDRLRAHMIRHEEKVPCHICGKLLSAAYITDHMRVHNQSQHHACHLCNRSFTTLTYLRVHAQKHHGQEWKDSPGGFGGTSSGGILVCHLCGVHCKTPTQLQGHMGTHSNSQGAPSPINSNVGASSSVSLSNMVTAPTVYVTGNTVVDLLVTDCSSIAAPQSHS is encoded by the exons ATGGATGCTGCTTGGAGCAATTTTCTCTTCCAG AATACTCCCACCCAAAACCAAGTGGAGGGGAGCCTCCAATCAGAGCTCATGCAAGTGCATACGAGTTCTCCCCAAACCCCACCCACAGAGCACATAGCACAGCCTCCTTCAACTGTGGACACTGCTGCTCTCAATGAGGAACCCCTGCCTG TGAAGCCTGTGTCCCGGCCGGGCCGCGTGCCCCACATCTGTGCCATCTGCAACAAGCAGTTCAAGAACAACTACAACCTGCGGCGGCACCAGTCGGTCCACACCGGGGTACGCATGAAGGACAGGGCCAGAGAGCAGGCGGAGGGGGCAAAGGAGGGAGCCGCGGGCCAGGGGGCGGCGGTGGCCCCGTCGGCGATGTCGGTGGGGGCCGGAGGGAGGGTGGAGAGGCCCACTGTTCCCCTCTCCCTGCTAcacctctcctcacctcccccTCTCGCCCCTCCCGGCGTGCTGGCGGGGACCCTGCAGCCCCAGCTGGGTAGTCAGGATGGTGAAGGGGGGGCCATGGCTAACGTAATGGCTAGTGTTAACCCCCACGCTCCGCCTCCTGCTGCTGTCGTCATGGCCACAGGGGCGACAGTACAG CGACCCGCAAATCCAAACCCAAACCCGGTGAGGAAGAACCACGCCTGCGAGACGTGCGGGAAGGCTTTCCGAGACGTTTACCACCTCAACCGCCACCGCCTGTCCCACTCTGACGAGAAGCCGTTCTCCTGTCCTATCTGCCAGCAGCGCTTCAAGAGGAAGGACCGCATGAGCCACCACGTGCGATCCCACCAGGGAGGCGTGGAAAAACCCTACGTCTGCCCCCACTGTGGCAAAGCTTTCTCTAG GCCTGACCATCTGAACAGTCACGTCAGACAGGTGCATTCCTCGGAGCGACCCTTCAAATGCCCG acCTGTGAGTCCAGCTTTGCCACGAAGGATCGTTTGCGTGCGCACATGATCCGTCATGAGGAGAAGGTCCCCTGCCACATCTGTGGCAAGCTCCTGTCCGCTGCATACATCACAGATCACATGAGGGTGCACAACCAGTCCCAGCACCACGCGTGCCATCTCTGTAACCGTA GCTTCACCACGCTGACCTACCTTCGAGTCCACGCCCAGAAGCATCACGGCCAGGAGTGGAAAGACAGTCCGGGGGGCTTCGGCGGCACGTCCTCCGGCGGCATTCTCGTCTGCCACTTGTGCGGCGTCCACTGCAAGACCCCCACCCAGCTCCAAGGGCATATGGGCACCCATAGCAACAGCCAGGGTGCCCCGAGCCCCATCAACTCTAATGTGGGGGCCAGCAGCTCCGTCTCCCTTAGCAACATGGTGACGGCTCCAACTGTTTATGTCACTGGCAACACGGTGGTGGACCTGCTTGTCACAGACTGCTCGAGCATCGCAGCGCCACAGTCCCACAGTTAG
- the pagr1 gene encoding PAXIP1-associated glutamate-rich protein 1 produces MQAEATDSALREGLETLGVKETEQPAEKEDNTEKQDTEMTAVPEEVATTKIETDGDTDAMEGQEHCEEPQADTGLDGEKKAQAAGGDNEWEVAYSDEEMEDPKNWMPPTAEIKRLYELLSKGEMLEMNFEPLPRRPPTPERTPSPERDDEDEAGKEREREESQCRPQTPTEFDFDETQATPKNAFMNRRRTPGSSARPSVKQEARLDKVLSDMKRHRKIEEHIMRMGRDLFKSEKKKEEALSPNSQKEREKERERDSNPNTIFSPRQRRY; encoded by the exons ATGCAGGCTGAGGCCACAGACTCTGCCCTGAGGGAGGGCCTAGAGACCCTGGGTGTGAAGGAGACAGAACAACctgcagaaaaagaagacaacacagagaaacaggacACGGAGATGACAGCTGTTCCAGAGGAGGTTGCAACGACCAAGATTGAAACGG ATGGAGACACAGATGCAATGGAAGGACAGGAACACTGTGAGGAGCCTCAGGCAGACACGGGCTTGGACGGTGAAAAAAAAGCGCAGGCTGCCGGAGGGGATAATGAATGGGAGGTTGCATACAGTGATGAGGAAATGGAGGACCCCAAAAACTGGATGCCCCCTACTGCTGAGATCAAAAGACTCTATGAGCTTCTCTCTAAAGGGGAGATGCTGGAAATGAACTTTGAGCCCCTTCCCAGGAGGCCACCCACACCTGAACGCACCCCATCACCAGAGAGAGATGACGAGGACGAGGcagggaaggaaagagagagggaggagagtcAATGCAG GCCTCAAACTCCGACTGAGTTTGACTTTGATGAAACGCAAGCCACTCCAAAAAATGCCTTCATGAACAGACGTAGAACACCAG GATCTTCAGCTCGCCCCTCTGTGAAACAGGAGGCTCGGCTGGACAAAGTACTGTCAGACATGAAGCGCCATCGCAAAATTGAGGAGCACATCATGCGTATGGGTCGAGATCTGTTCAAGAGtgaaaagaagaaggaggaggctCTGTCTCCAAACAGCCAGAAGGAGCGTGAGAAGGAAAGAGAACGAGACAGCAACCCAAACACCATCTTCTCCCCGAGACAGAGGAGATACTAA
- the mazb gene encoding myc-associated zinc finger protein isoform X1, with amino-acid sequence MDAAWSNFLFQNTPTQNQVEGSLQSELMQVHTSSPQTPPTEHIAQPPSTVDTAALNEEPLPGEGHCTASYTYGAENMKPVSRPGRVPHICAICNKQFKNNYNLRRHQSVHTGVRMKDRAREQAEGAKEGAAGQGAAVAPSAMSVGAGGRVERPTVPLSLLHLSSPPPLAPPGVLAGTLQPQLGSQDGEGGAMANVMASVNPHAPPPAAVVMATGATVQRPANPNPNPVRKNHACETCGKAFRDVYHLNRHRLSHSDEKPFSCPICQQRFKRKDRMSHHVRSHQGGVEKPYVCPHCGKAFSRPDHLNSHVRQVHSSERPFKCPTCESSFATKDRLRAHMIRHEEKVPCHICGKLLSAAYITDHMRVHNQSQHHACHLCNRSFTTLTYLRVHAQKHHGQEWKDSPGGFGGTSSGGILVCHLCGVHCKTPTQLQGHMGTHSNSQGAPSPINSNVGASSSVSLSNMVTAPTVYVTGNTVVDLLVTDCSSIAAPQSHS; translated from the exons ATGGATGCTGCTTGGAGCAATTTTCTCTTCCAG AATACTCCCACCCAAAACCAAGTGGAGGGGAGCCTCCAATCAGAGCTCATGCAAGTGCATACGAGTTCTCCCCAAACCCCACCCACAGAGCACATAGCACAGCCTCCTTCAACTGTGGACACTGCTGCTCTCAATGAGGAACCCCTGCCTGGTGAGGGACACTGCACTGCATCCTACACCTATGGAGCTGAAAACA TGAAGCCTGTGTCCCGGCCGGGCCGCGTGCCCCACATCTGTGCCATCTGCAACAAGCAGTTCAAGAACAACTACAACCTGCGGCGGCACCAGTCGGTCCACACCGGGGTACGCATGAAGGACAGGGCCAGAGAGCAGGCGGAGGGGGCAAAGGAGGGAGCCGCGGGCCAGGGGGCGGCGGTGGCCCCGTCGGCGATGTCGGTGGGGGCCGGAGGGAGGGTGGAGAGGCCCACTGTTCCCCTCTCCCTGCTAcacctctcctcacctcccccTCTCGCCCCTCCCGGCGTGCTGGCGGGGACCCTGCAGCCCCAGCTGGGTAGTCAGGATGGTGAAGGGGGGGCCATGGCTAACGTAATGGCTAGTGTTAACCCCCACGCTCCGCCTCCTGCTGCTGTCGTCATGGCCACAGGGGCGACAGTACAG CGACCCGCAAATCCAAACCCAAACCCGGTGAGGAAGAACCACGCCTGCGAGACGTGCGGGAAGGCTTTCCGAGACGTTTACCACCTCAACCGCCACCGCCTGTCCCACTCTGACGAGAAGCCGTTCTCCTGTCCTATCTGCCAGCAGCGCTTCAAGAGGAAGGACCGCATGAGCCACCACGTGCGATCCCACCAGGGAGGCGTGGAAAAACCCTACGTCTGCCCCCACTGTGGCAAAGCTTTCTCTAG GCCTGACCATCTGAACAGTCACGTCAGACAGGTGCATTCCTCGGAGCGACCCTTCAAATGCCCG acCTGTGAGTCCAGCTTTGCCACGAAGGATCGTTTGCGTGCGCACATGATCCGTCATGAGGAGAAGGTCCCCTGCCACATCTGTGGCAAGCTCCTGTCCGCTGCATACATCACAGATCACATGAGGGTGCACAACCAGTCCCAGCACCACGCGTGCCATCTCTGTAACCGTA GCTTCACCACGCTGACCTACCTTCGAGTCCACGCCCAGAAGCATCACGGCCAGGAGTGGAAAGACAGTCCGGGGGGCTTCGGCGGCACGTCCTCCGGCGGCATTCTCGTCTGCCACTTGTGCGGCGTCCACTGCAAGACCCCCACCCAGCTCCAAGGGCATATGGGCACCCATAGCAACAGCCAGGGTGCCCCGAGCCCCATCAACTCTAATGTGGGGGCCAGCAGCTCCGTCTCCCTTAGCAACATGGTGACGGCTCCAACTGTTTATGTCACTGGCAACACGGTGGTGGACCTGCTTGTCACAGACTGCTCGAGCATCGCAGCGCCACAGTCCCACAGTTAG
- the kif22 gene encoding kinesin-like protein KIF22, with product MAQRVTVSDGANKKTSRVRVAVRLRPYMGTQDEKDEGPCVRGLDSQNLEIVNWRNATETVKYHFDAFHGEQTTQQDIFLTVKPILPHVLNGQNASVFAYGPTGAGKTHTMMGSSDQPGVIPRAVREVFKMVKAKNGDKAWDHSIGMSYLEIYNEKVLDLLSPGSQDLPIREDKDKNILIPGLTRTTITSFSDFDKHFVPASLNRTTASTKLNQRSSRSHAVLLLKVVRTQIAPPHRQQTGKLYLIDLAGSEDNRRTGNQGIRLKESGAINLSLFTLSKVVDSLNSSTAVRVPYRDSKLTRLLQDSLGGSAHSVMITNIAPEYKYYFDTFGALNFASKSKLVVNKPFTCETVAVAVPVLPVKRARDGHETGGSGTEPQKKKLRDERKTEQDSSPSSAHFHSPSVMERLLALEKLMMNSRDKDLAESRKELQEHKEKQRPFESKAMLFNRVGGERSGVNKEPAFKNSVAPLQRKTSASKGIKQQAVVQPLQVNQLQPLQQLADVKKQSVCVKKKEKLFTQVEPPDGKENFIEVSWENQLEESVLEGSRQKILQVLNSGSLKELKGLQQIGDKKAKLILGWRKIHGHFEKLDDLVKVEGMTGKRYSSFMKANILSVMGK from the exons ATGGCGCAGCGTGTGACGGTATCAGATGGAGCAAACAAGAAGACTTCCAGGGTTCGGGTAGCGGTTCGTCTTCGACCTTACATGGGCACACAAGATGAGAAAGACGAGGGACCGTGTGTGAGAGGCCTGGACTCACAGAACCTGGAAATAGTTAACTGGAGAAATGCTACAGAAACAGTCAAATACCA TTTCGACGCTTTTCATGGTGAGCAAACGACACAGCAAGATATTTTCCTCACAGTGAAACCCATTCTACCACACGTACTGAATGGACAGAATGCCAGTGTCTTTGCCTATGGACCAACAGGAGCTG GCAAGACACATACCATGATGGGCAGTTCGGATCAGCCAGGCGTGATCCCTCGGGCCGTCCGTGAGGTCTTTAAGATGGTCAAAGCTAAGAATGGGGATAAAGCCTGGGACCACAGCATTGGCATGTCTTATTTGGAAATTTACAATGAGAAG GTGCTAGATCTTCTATCGCCAGGCTCCCAGGATTTACCTATCAGAGAGGACAAGGACAAAAACATCCTTATCCCTGGCCTCACTCGCACAACCATTACCTCCTTCTCAGACTTTGACAAACACTTTGTCCCTGCCAGCCTTAATCGCACAACAGCTTCTACCAAACTAAACCAGCGCTCCAGCCGCAGCCATGCCGTCCTCCTCCTCAAG gTGGTACGGACCCAGATAGCGCCGCCTCacagacaacagacaggaaAGCTGTACTTGATAGACTTGGCTGGGTCTGAGGACAACCGGCGCACCGGCAACCAGGGAATCCGCCTGAAGGAGAGCGGTGCCATCAACCTCTCCCTCTTCACACTCAGCAAGGTCGTGGACTCTCTTAACTCAAGCACCGCCGTCCGTGTGCCATACAGAGACAGTAAACTGACACGgctgctgcaggactctctggGCGGCTCGGCGCACTCCGTCATGATCACCAACATTGCACCAGAGTACAAATACTACTTTGATACTTTTGGTGCACTCAATTTTGCCTCCAAATCCAAACTTGTTGTCAATAAGCCCTTCACCTGTGAaactgtggctgtggctgtgccTGTGCTGCCAG TGAAGCGGGCCAGAGATGGCCACGAGACAGGGGGGTCTGGCACTGagccacagaagaagaagctgagGGACGAGAGGAAAACCGAACAGGATAGTTCCCCGTCTTCGGCACATTTCCACAG TCCGTCAGTGATGGAAAGGCTGTTGGCTCTGGAGAAGCTGATGATGAACTCCAGGGACAAAGACTTGGCCGAGTCTCGCAAGGAGCTCCAG gagcacaaagagaagcagaggcCGTTTGAAAGCAAGGCCATGCTGTTCAATCGAGTGGGTGGTGAAAGGTCCGGTGTCAATAAGGAGCCAGCCTTCAAGAACAGCGTGGCCCCTCTGCAGAGAAAAACTAGTGCCTCTAAAGGCATCAAGCAGCAGGCTGTGGTCCAGCCTCTACAAG TGAACCAGCTCCAGCCACTTCAGCAGCTTGCCGACGTCAAAAAACAGTCCGTCTGCGTCAAGAAGAAAGAGAAGCTCTTCACCCAGGTTGAG CCTCCAGATGGTAAAGAGAACTTCATAGAGGTGAGCTGGGAGAACCAACTCGAAGAATCTGTGCTGGAGGGCTCCAGACAGAAAATCCTGCAGGTGCTGAACAGCGGCTCGCTCAAAGAGCTGAAGGGTCTGCAGCAGATTGGCGACAAGAAAGCCAAGCTCATCCTGGGATGGAGAAAGATCCATGGCCACTTCGAAAAG TTGGATGATTTGGTAAAAGTCGAAGGTATGACAGGGAAGAGATATTCATCCTTTATGAAG GCCAACATCTTGAGTGTCATGGGAAAgtga